In Mytilus edulis chromosome 6, xbMytEdul2.2, whole genome shotgun sequence, the following proteins share a genomic window:
- the LOC139528202 gene encoding uncharacterized protein, with amino-acid sequence MWKRNIMHNIVLTSIWFFMVTDLLIVCPPVNSISLDDIETTTKALEAGKGIAEFLEKKEFADVLKKIGTNVGPYLSAIGPFIGFVSAVLQTESAELAYMKKVMKYIDSRFDEMDKRFDSIEQLIKWNVVQVNFGQIEQRIKAMAREYRYLYIVPPIAVKNRKKIYVSIYESDYQNSGTKLYQSIVNKQGMFQEDLGTSVLRYTDSDRKKTHLFLRGVMQLLLQAIKIELAYLFSYKYNHNANFMKLQWINRTDEVRTKFKQIDDQCIEAYLAKSKKDIDEFSAKNYGKPNKQFATELYNLLAGKYFWRDWIVVSYNPIYGRDKHMMRVTGGQTL; translated from the coding sequence tgTTAACATCAATATGGTTCTTTATGGTGACTGATTTGTTAATTGTTTGTCCGCCTGTCAACAGCATATCTCTGGATGACATAGAAACGACGACTAAAGCTCTTGAAGCTGGCAAAGGTATAGCCGAATTTCTCGAAAAGAAGGAGTTTGCTGATGTTTTAAAAAAGATAGGAACAAATGTTGGTCCTTATCTTAGTGCAATAGGTCCTTTCATAGGTTTCGTATCTGCAGTGTTACAAACCGAATCTGCAGAGTTGGCTTACatgaaaaaagttatgaaatataTTGACTCACGTTTTGACGAAATGGATAAGCGATTCGATAGTATCGAACAGTTGATTAAATGGAACGTCGTGCAAGTCAATTTCGGTCAGATTGAACAAAGGATAAAGGCAATGGCACGGGAATATAGGTATCTGTATATTGTTCCACCTATTGCtgtaaaaaatagaaagaaaatttatGTTTCAATTTATGAAAGTGATTATCAGAATAGCGGCACGAAATTGTACCAATCCATTGTCAATAAACAAGGCATGTTTCAAGAAGATCTTGGTACTTCTGTTTTGCGTTATACTGACAGTGACCGTAAAAAGACACATTTATTTCTACGCGGAGTTATGCAACTTCTCTTACAGGCTATTAAAATAGAGTTGGCCTATCTTTTTTCCTACAAATATAATCATAATGCGAATTTTATGAAGTTGCAATGGATAAATAGAACAGATGAGGTTCGAACGAAGTTTAAACAAATTGACGATCAGTGTATAGAAGCATATTTGGCAAAATCCAAAAAGGATATTGACGAATTTTCCGCAAAAAACTATGGTAAGCCGAATAAACAATTTGCCACTGAACTTTACAATCTGCTGGCTGGAAAGTACTTCTGGAGGGATTGGATTGTTGTATCTTATAACCCCATATATGGCCGTGACAAGCATATGATGCGTGTCACTGGAGGACAAACGCTATAA